Within Vicinamibacteria bacterium, the genomic segment ATCAACGTGCGGGCCTCCTACTACGACGAGACCCGCGAGCACATTGACAACCTGTGGCAGGTGCTCGGCCTGCGCAAGCTCGGCGTCATCTACCAGGACGATGCCTTCGGCATCGCCGTCTTGGACGGAGTGAAGCTCGCTCTGAAGAAATACAACGCCGCCCCCGTGGCCCTTGGTACCTTTCCTAGAAACACCCTAGACGTCGCCAAGGGCATGGAATCAGTGCGGGCGGCGGATCCCGAGGCGGTGGTCATGGTGGGTCCCTATGCCCCCGTGGCCGAGATCGTCAAGAGGGGCAAAAAAAGCGGCTGGAATCCCCTCTACTTGACCGTGTCCTTCGTGGGCACAGAGTCCTTCATGAAGGAGGCCGCGGAAGCCGGCGAGGGCACGGTGATCACCCAGGTCGTTCCTCCCTACACCCGCGTGGACCTTCCTACAGTCGTCTTCTACCTAACAACGCTCAAGAAGTATTTCCCAGATGCCCAGCCCAATTTCGTCAGCTTCGAAGGCTTCGTCGACGCCCTGGTCCTCGTGGAGGGATTGAAGCGAGCCGGTCGCGACCTCAGTCGCGAAAGACTCATCGATGCCATAGAGTCGATCAAAGATAAGGACATAGGGCTCGGCCCCCGCCTCATGCTCAGCTACAGCGCGACCGACCACTCGGGCTTCCACCGCGTCTACTACTCGGTGATCCGCGCCGGCCGGGTCGTAGCCTTCACCGACTGGAATGATCTGAAGAAGAAACACTGACCCGGTGACGGCGACTCCGTGGACCCACGCTTCCCGACGACCCAGGACCGCTTCCGGCGCGGGCACGCCGCGGCCCTACTCGAACAGGTCCCCCTTCCACAGGGGCTGGCCGGCAAGCGACGTGTAGGCTCCCCACGCCGCCAGACCCAGGATGCTCGCAAACAGGAAGACGGTGCTGCCCGCATACCAGGTCGAGAGGCTATTGGCGACAGGGGCATTGAGCAGGAGGTCGGCAACGAGGAGGCCCGCCGCCAGCGACACGAGCCCGAAACGCAGCACCACGATGACGGCAATTGAGTAGATCATCACCTGCACCGGCGCCTCCACGCCCGGGTGGTCGGACCCGAGTACCTTGAGCGAGGTGAAGAGCAGGACGAACGCCACTGCCGCCAGCCACTGCCTCCGCAAGAGGGCGCGCAGCAGGAACAGCAGGAAGAAAAGGGTCAGGGCGCCGCGGATGGAGTACAGGCCATGCATCAGTCCGTGCCCGAGCATTCTCCGACCGCCGAGCAGGAAGTCGGTGGACCCCAGATAAGGGGGGGCACCGAGGGTCCCCTGAAGCCGAAAGAGGGCGTGATAAGTGAGGGCCCACACGAGGCCGAAGAGCACCCCGAACAGCATGTCGCGGCCCGCCAGGGGATCCCGGAGCCTGCCCGCCAGGAGCCGGCTCCAGGAGATGATCGTCTGCGGCCAATGCCTGCGAACGTAGGGCTCGAGGGCGACGTACATGACCCAGGTGAAGCCGGCAAAGAAGAGCGAGTTGGCGACGGCGGCGATGAGTATGGCAAAGAGGGCGCCGCCCGTCACGAAGTGCCCACGGCACAGCCAGAGCGCCAGTCCGAGGAGGAAGACCAGGCTCCCGAGGCGCACGGCCCCCAGGCGGTCTCCCCGGCCTCGGCTGTAGTTCAGGCGCGCCAGGAGAGCGGCGGCGGCGAGCATCGACAAGAGCACTGCGATCCCCAAGATATCTCGAGCTTTCTCCCCCGATGTCTGTTCGGACGGCTGCATGCGGCTGGCCCTGGTCCAGGGGCCAGTCAAGGCGAAGAAGACCGGCTTCCCGTGCCAGGCCGCCGCCTCCACTCGCAAGTGGCGAATGCTGCCGGGCCAGGCCCCCGTCCAGGCCGCCCGCACATCGGACGCCGCCAAAGAGACCCAGACGGGAGCCGCCGGCTGGAGCCGGGCCACGTCCAGATCAGCCGCGGCGAAGAGAGGCGCCCAATCGGGCGCCGGGTATGGCTGGGCGGCCTCCTCCTTTTCCTGCGGTATGACCTGCAGATATGTCAGGCGCCCCTGCGGATCCAGGTGCACGCTAGTCATTCCCGACAGCGTCGGGGCCGGATCGTCCGGGGTCACGATGCCGGGAGTCAGCGTGTCATCCATAAACCCGAGGACGGTCATGCTGTGGGGGCTGGAGCGATACCAGAAGGAGAGCGGTGAAGGGCGGCCCGAGAGCACGGTGCGCCAGTCGGGCCGCGGCTTGTCGTTCGATTCGACGTAGCGCATGAAGTCGGTGTCGAACGTGAGGCCCTGGGCGGTGTCCATGGGCGTGGCCTCGTATCCGAGCCGCCGCAGGGTTTCCCGCGCCTTTTGCGTCAAGACCTCGGGCGAGCTCTCCAGGCCGAGCGCCGAGAGCCCGCTCCCCCCCACGCTCATCGCCCAGACGAGGGCAAGGCCGACGATCACGGCCCCCATGCCCGCAGCCGCAGCGCCCCGCGACAGCCCCGTCATCGACCCCGCGGCGGCGACGACCTGCGGTGCGGGCGTCTCTCCGGCCGCGAGCGCGGCGGCCAGCGGGTCGCCGCCGGGCAGCGCCTGCGCGACGGCCAGCGCGGACGGTGGCCGGTTCGCCGGATCGCGCTCCAGGCAACGCAGGATCACCCGGTCCAGCGTCGCGGGCAGGTCCGTCACCAGTGACGACGGATTCGGGGGCGTCCCTTCCCGGCGCGAGCGCGCGGCTTCGGCAAGGGTCCGGGCTTCGAAAGCGCGCTTGCCCGTGAAGATCTCATAGAGGAGCAGACCCAGGGCGTAGATGTCGCTGCGGGCCGTCACCTCGCTGTTCTCAAGCTGCTCGGGGGACATGTAGGCGGGGGTGCCGCTGCGGAGGTCGGTCCCGGCCACTTGATCAGCGAGCGCGGCCAGCCCGAAATCGGTCAGGAGGACCTGCCCCTGGCCGTCGAGCATGACGTTGGCCGGCTTGAGGTCCCGATGCAGCACGCCTTTCTCATGAGCGGCGGCCAGCCCGGCGCACACCCCACGGGCCACCTCCGCGGCCTTGTCCGTGGGAAGACGACCGATGCGCCGCAGCAGCGATGCGAGGTCCTCGCCATCAACGTATTCCATGCAGAGGAAGTGCACGCCCTCGGCCTCGCCCACGTCGTAGACCCGGCAGACGTTGGGGTGTGAGACGCGGCGGGCGATCCGGACCTCCCCGCGGAGCCGGGCCAGCATCTCCTCGCCGCCGCTGGTCACCAGCGGAAGGAACTTGAGGGCGACCCGCTGGCCGAGGGTCAGGTCATCGGCGCGGTAGACCTCACCCATTCCGCCTCGGCCTAGCAGCGCGACGATCCGGTAGCGGCCCGCGAGCACGGTGCCGGGGGCGAATCGCCCGTCTTGGCCCGAGGTCGGCGAGGAGCGGGACGGCGAGGCGGATGCGCCCGGTGAGGGTGCGGGCCGGGGCGCCGGCTCCGGGGAACTGAAGGTCGCCAAGGCGTCCGAGACGAGGAGTTGACCGCAGGACGAGCAGACACGGCCACGGGCTGGGTTGTCGGTCCCGCAGCTGTCACAACGAATCACGAACGCCTCAGACATGGTCCGCCAAGTCTACACCGTCGCTTGTCGCTCGCTGCCGCGAAGGGCCAGCCTCCAGCAGGAACGCGATGCTCGCGAACGACACCCCGCCTCGCTAAGGCTCGAGCATGGCTCGCGTGGGAACCAGCTTCTCCGACTCCACATCGGCGACACTGATCGCGGGATAGCCGACGCTGTCGGTGGCGCTCGCGCGCCAGGCGTCAACGACGAGATTCCGGAGGGCAGAAGCGCCGGCGGCGAGCCGCGAGATCACGAAGCGCTTCGCCTCCGGCGAGCCCTGCTCGAAGGCAGCCGCTTTCTCGAGCTCGTAGAGCGGAATCACGAGCGCGTGCGAGGACAGCAGAGTCGTCGTAATGCTGCTTTCCGCGGGGCAGTTGCACGCCTCATAAGGAGCCATCTCCGAGAGCACGACGTCCAGAGTCACGTGGCGGTTGACGAAGGCCCCTTCGAACCGCTCGTGAATGGTCTTCGACGGGCTGTAGCCCTTGGGGTTCGGCAAGGGACCCCAGCCGTTGTAGTGCACCGACGTGTGAAGCGGCTGACTGGCGTCTCCGACGTAGTGCGACCACACGCCGATGTCTCGAATGGTGATTGATTCGCGCAGGATCCGGTCCGCGGTGAACCAGGCGCGGTCCTCGGGGGAGGCGGCTTTCCTCTCCCCGGCCAGATCGACGCGCCAGAGCGCGAAATCGCGGCGGAGTCGGTACCAGCCGTCGATGAGTGAGTAGGGCAGGAAGCCGATCCTGTACTCGTCGGTTCCCGCGGCACGCAGCGCGGTGTCGAAGGCCTCTCGGCTCGAGGGCAGGGTCTGAAGCGTGAGCACGCCCGCGATCATCCCGTCGTCCGCGACGTCCACAAAATGCCCCGGATTCTCGTCCGCGTCTGCGCTCGACTTGGTTCCCTTGAGCCGGTCCGGCTCGGGGGCCAGGCGTTCGATCTGGGAGATCGCTTCCGCCGAGCGCACGAACTCCGGCACCTCGTTGGGCAGGCGTAGCGCAGCGGCCCGGCTGATCAAGCGGTGACCGAGGCCGTTCCAGGCGCTCGCCGACGGAACGAGGCGGCTCAGACAGGCCGATGCGACCAGGCACCAAACCGACGCCCGCACGTGCATCTTCACGATCGCTCCTCTCGCATTTGGGCACTTCCCTCACGGGTCGCGCCGCCCGCTAAGGGCAAGACCCCCTGGGAAATGTCAGAACCCCTGAACTGAGAACTCCTCTTCCCTCCCCGACATCATTCACCCCCCGCGAGGCGCGGGGAAACGCCACCTGTGCTCCCCTGCCCCCCCCTACCCCCCGCGGCGCAGGCGGCTCGCGGAGGGAGCCGTCAGCGCAGAATCTGAGCTGCCCAATAGACGAACACCGTGCCCGCGCACGTCAGCGCAATCGTGAGTGGAGAGCTGCGCTCGGAGTGTGCCTCGGGCAGGATATCGGCGGCGCCGATGTAGAGCAGGACTCCGCCGAAGAGCCCCAAGTATATCGCGAGCGCAGAGGGAGGCAGCCGCAGGAAAAGCGTAGAGGCGGCGCCAGCGATAGGGGCGACCGCATCGAACGCGAGCATCACCACGGCCTGCCGCGGCGGATTCCGATTGATGAGCATCAAGCTCACGGTGTTCATTCCGTCTGCGAAGTCATGGGCTACGACGGCCAACGCGACGATGGCCCCCGTGTGGCTCGACACTTGAAAGGCAAACCCGATCCCAACGCCGTCCAGGAAGCTGTGCCCGGTAAGCGCGAGGGCCGAGAGAAAGCCCACCGCGGGATGCCGGTGACCGGCATAGGCCTCCTCTTGGGCGTGGTGAATGAGGACGAGCTTCTCCAGGGCATGGAAGGCAAGAAACCCGATGACGAGCGCCACCATCGGTATGCCGAAGCTCAGGGACTGCCGCTGAGTCAGCTCGACGGTCTCGGGCAGGATGTCGAATGCCACCACGCCCAGGAGGATGCCGGCGGTGAACCCGAGCACGAGAGGCAGCCGGGACCTGGCCTTGAGAGCAAGGAACCCACCCAAGAGGGTGGAGCAGAGGGCCAGGGTTGCCATCGCCAACGCCCCCGTCACGGGCGACCCCGGCGATCGGACGTGCCAAGTCGCGGCCCGGTGGGAAGGAGATCGCGGGGCCGCGCTGCCTTCTTGGCCTCCCTCCCGGAGCACGACCGCGCCTCGGGCCAGGCAGACCGAGGGGTCACAGGTTTCCCAAGTTCTCTCGCCCCTCTGGCCGCAGTCCCCGGCATTGGCGCGCATCATAATGCCACCGGAGCACGAACGGACGCCGTGGCGGGTCCAGGGGCCTTCGGCAGCCCCTGGGTCCCGCAAAGAGCCGCCCGCGGGTCACGCTCGGCCGGCGCTCCCTGGCCCTTGGTCAGAGCCCAGAAGGTCTTCGAAAGGCAGCCTGCTTCTTGACATTATTCGATATTTCTGCTATATTGGAAATATGGATATCAAGGGCGCGGTGGGGGCGCTGGGCGCTCTCGCCCAAGAGTCTCGGCTGGAAGTGTTTCGGCTGCTCGTTCAACGAGGGCCGACGGGGCTGGCGGCAGGAGAAATCAACCAGCGCGTCGGAATCCCCGCTACGACCCTCTCCTTCCACTTGTCCCAGCTCAGCCACGCCGGCCTCGTGACGTCGCGGCGGGAGGGGCGCTCGATCATCTACGCCGCGGACTACCCCAGCATGCTGGATCTCATGGAATTCCTGATGAAGAACTGTTGCCAAGACGAAACGGTTGCGCGGGAGGCAGTCCCGACGCCGGTGACCCTGCAGGTGAAGCGCTGAGCGCGGTTGAGAGGCGAAAGGAACGGACCATGGCTAAAGGCGCGGACAAGAGCTGTTGCGGCCCCACGTGCTGCGCCGAGGAATCCCGGGTCGTCGCGGCGCCGACGGTAAAGGTGACGGACCAGCTCGTGAACCAGGTCCGTGAGCGCTACCAGCAGATTGCGGAAGGCTCGCTGAGCGGCTGCTGCGGACCTCAAGCGGCGGGCTGTGCATCCCCGGAATCTGCGGTCGCCATGGGCATCGGCTACTCGGCCGGCGAGCTGGCGGAGCTTCCGCCGGAAGCGAACCTCGGGCTCGGCTGCGGTGCGCCACTCGGCTTCCTGGCCCTCGAGGCAGGGGAAACGGTCTTGGACCTTGGCTCGGGGGCTGGGCTCGATGCTTTCCTCGCCGCCCGCCAGGTCACGCCCAAGGGCCATGTGATCGGCGTCGACATGACGCCGGCGATGCTGGAGCGCGCGCGGGCCGGGGCGGCTAAGCTGGGAGCGACCCACGTGGAGTTTCGGGAGGGGCGGCTGGAGGCCCTGCCCGTGGGGGACGCATCGGTCGACGCCGTCACCAGCAACTGCGTCATCAACCTCGTCCCGGACAAAGCCGCCGTCTTCAAGGAAGTGGCTCGGGTCCTGCGGCCTGGCGGCCGGATCGCAGTGTCGGACATCCTGCTTGACGGCCGCCTTCCGGAAGCGGTGCAGAAAGATCTGCTCGCGTATGTGGGATGCGTCTCGGGAGCAATGCAGCGGCAGGAGTACTTCGCTCTCGTCGCGGCGGCTGGCCTTGAGAGAGTCGAAGTCCTGCGCGACGTCGATTATCTTGCCATGCTCCTGCAATCGGCACCTGACGAGGTACGGAGACTCGAGGCACTGACGGGCGTGAAGCACGAGGAAGTCCTGGGAAGGGTCCGGTCGGTCACTTTTCGAGCCTTCAAGCCGACGGCCTGAGATCGAGGCCGGAAACTGCGCTCTAGGCGCGAGAGAGTGTGAACGACCGTCCGGGAGAAGAACCCGCACGGG encodes:
- a CDS encoding ABC transporter substrate-binding protein, which encodes AQTEGVTASEILIGSCAALEGPANALGTQTVLGAKAYLNHINEGGGVNGRKIRLLSYDDGYEPTKAVECFNRLRAEPVFAAAFFVGTPTAVKHVALAEQYKIPLVGLFTGAQILREPFKRYVINVRASYYDETREHIDNLWQVLGLRKLGVIYQDDAFGIAVLDGVKLALKKYNAAPVALGTFPRNTLDVAKGMESVRAADPEAVVMVGPYAPVAEIVKRGKKSGWNPLYLTVSFVGTESFMKEAAEAGEGTVITQVVPPYTRVDLPTVVFYLTTLKKYFPDAQPNFVSFEGFVDALVLVEGLKRAGRDLSRERLIDAIESIKDKDIGLGPRLMLSYSATDHSGFHRVYYSVIRAGRVVAFTDWNDLKKKH
- a CDS encoding serine/threonine-protein kinase; this translates as MSEAFVIRCDSCGTDNPARGRVCSSCGQLLVSDALATFSSPEPAPRPAPSPGASASPSRSSPTSGQDGRFAPGTVLAGRYRIVALLGRGGMGEVYRADDLTLGQRVALKFLPLVTSGGEEMLARLRGEVRIARRVSHPNVCRVYDVGEAEGVHFLCMEYVDGEDLASLLRRIGRLPTDKAAEVARGVCAGLAAAHEKGVLHRDLKPANVMLDGQGQVLLTDFGLAALADQVAGTDLRSGTPAYMSPEQLENSEVTARSDIYALGLLLYEIFTGKRAFEARTLAEAARSRREGTPPNPSSLVTDLPATLDRVILRCLERDPANRPPSALAVAQALPGGDPLAAALAAGETPAPQVVAAAGSMTGLSRGAAAAGMGAVIVGLALVWAMSVGGSGLSALGLESSPEVLTQKARETLRRLGYEATPMDTAQGLTFDTDFMRYVESNDKPRPDWRTVLSGRPSPLSFWYRSSPHSMTVLGFMDDTLTPGIVTPDDPAPTLSGMTSVHLDPQGRLTYLQVIPQEKEEAAQPYPAPDWAPLFAAADLDVARLQPAAPVWVSLAASDVRAAWTGAWPGSIRHLRVEAAAWHGKPVFFALTGPWTRASRMQPSEQTSGEKARDILGIAVLLSMLAAAALLARLNYSRGRGDRLGAVRLGSLVFLLGLALWLCRGHFVTGGALFAILIAAVANSLFFAGFTWVMYVALEPYVRRHWPQTIISWSRLLAGRLRDPLAGRDMLFGVLFGLVWALTYHALFRLQGTLGAPPYLGSTDFLLGGRRMLGHGLMHGLYSIRGALTLFFLLFLLRALLRRQWLAAVAFVLLFTSLKVLGSDHPGVEAPVQVMIYSIAVIVVLRFGLVSLAAGLLVADLLLNAPVANSLSTWYAGSTVFLFASILGLAAWGAYTSLAGQPLWKGDLFE
- a CDS encoding S1/P1 Nuclease, with product MKMHVRASVWCLVASACLSRLVPSASAWNGLGHRLISRAAALRLPNEVPEFVRSAEAISQIERLAPEPDRLKGTKSSADADENPGHFVDVADDGMIAGVLTLQTLPSSREAFDTALRAAGTDEYRIGFLPYSLIDGWYRLRRDFALWRVDLAGERKAASPEDRAWFTADRILRESITIRDIGVWSHYVGDASQPLHTSVHYNGWGPLPNPKGYSPSKTIHERFEGAFVNRHVTLDVVLSEMAPYEACNCPAESSITTTLLSSHALVIPLYELEKAAAFEQGSPEAKRFVISRLAAGASALRNLVVDAWRASATDSVGYPAISVADVESEKLVPTRAMLEP
- a CDS encoding ZIP family metal transporter; protein product: MATLALCSTLLGGFLALKARSRLPLVLGFTAGILLGVVAFDILPETVELTQRQSLSFGIPMVALVIGFLAFHALEKLVLIHHAQEEAYAGHRHPAVGFLSALALTGHSFLDGVGIGFAFQVSSHTGAIVALAVVAHDFADGMNTVSLMLINRNPPRQAVVMLAFDAVAPIAGAASTLFLRLPPSALAIYLGLFGGVLLYIGAADILPEAHSERSSPLTIALTCAGTVFVYWAAQILR
- a CDS encoding metalloregulator ArsR/SmtB family transcription factor; this encodes MDIKGAVGALGALAQESRLEVFRLLVQRGPTGLAAGEINQRVGIPATTLSFHLSQLSHAGLVTSRREGRSIIYAADYPSMLDLMEFLMKNCCQDETVAREAVPTPVTLQVKR
- the arsM gene encoding arsenite methyltransferase, giving the protein MAKGADKSCCGPTCCAEESRVVAAPTVKVTDQLVNQVRERYQQIAEGSLSGCCGPQAAGCASPESAVAMGIGYSAGELAELPPEANLGLGCGAPLGFLALEAGETVLDLGSGAGLDAFLAARQVTPKGHVIGVDMTPAMLERARAGAAKLGATHVEFREGRLEALPVGDASVDAVTSNCVINLVPDKAAVFKEVARVLRPGGRIAVSDILLDGRLPEAVQKDLLAYVGCVSGAMQRQEYFALVAAAGLERVEVLRDVDYLAMLLQSAPDEVRRLEALTGVKHEEVLGRVRSVTFRAFKPTA